One part of the Granulicella arctica genome encodes these proteins:
- a CDS encoding HigA family addiction module antitoxin, with protein MAMHNPPHPGRVLKDALEGVPITVTEFAAHIGISRVNLSRVLNEKAGISAELSIKLSQAFGQPTAGIWFKMQNAYDFWQSSQIKRAKVRRLKVAA; from the coding sequence ATGGCAATGCACAATCCACCCCACCCAGGTCGAGTTCTCAAGGACGCCCTTGAGGGAGTTCCAATCACTGTAACCGAGTTCGCTGCCCATATTGGGATCTCACGGGTAAACCTCTCTCGCGTTCTGAACGAGAAGGCTGGTATCTCGGCAGAATTGTCCATCAAACTGAGCCAGGCGTTCGGGCAACCCACTGCCGGCATCTGGTTCAAGATGCAGAATGCCTACGACTTCTGGCAATCCTCCCAGATCAAGCGAGCGAAGGTGCGTCGCCTGAAGGTTGCCGCCTGA
- a CDS encoding HigA family addiction module antitoxin: MDEGRGRQTARRVGISRVNLSRILNEKAGISAELSIKLSQAFGQPTADIWFKMQNAYDFWQSSQIKRAKVRRLKVAA, from the coding sequence ATGGACGAAGGAAGGGGAAGGCAGACGGCACGCCGGGTTGGAATCTCACGGGTAAACCTCTCTCGCATTCTGAACGAGAAGGCCGGTATCTCGGCAGAATTGTCTATCAAGCTGAGCCAGGCGTTCGGGCAGCCCACTGCCGACATCTGGTTCAAGATGCAGAACGCCTACGACTTCTGGCAGTCCTCCCAGATCAAGCGAGCGAAGGTGCGCCGTCTGAAGGTTGCCGCCTGA
- a CDS encoding FitA-like ribbon-helix-helix domain-containing protein, with protein sequence MPAVTIRNLSKETHRALKHRAALHGSSTEAEIRLILEETVRPNTRVKIGTELAEFGKSLRHALKTDRDSRPTEPAVFD encoded by the coding sequence ATGCCCGCTGTCACAATACGGAACCTGTCAAAAGAAACGCATCGCGCCCTTAAGCATCGCGCCGCCCTGCACGGAAGCAGCACGGAGGCCGAGATCCGGTTAATTCTCGAAGAGACGGTGCGTCCCAACACGCGGGTCAAGATCGGCACGGAGCTAGCTGAGTTTGGCAAAAGTCTCAGGCACGCGCTGAAGACGGACCGTGATTCACGTCCAACAGAACCGGCGGTATTCGATTGA
- a CDS encoding RHS repeat domain-containing protein produces MLTSSTQSSGSTALESVHNTYNALEELTASTTEDGSGTAVAYSYYGYDETTPTATSGIPQHSAVSGTRGNQTSAHVSAGATYLNTTTTYYDTGVPIATTTPNGTTAFSYDSTQTFATSTTLPTPSSGVSLATSASYDSQSGAILSATGMNSGQTAQVTQYNRLLKPVTVTLPNGGEVEYNYEGTTQVGVLQPMGNGSTMDTETMVDGYGRTSRVAVANGQSSNPWYQVDSCYNAVGLLQFQPVRYQGNGWGTVKQCSGNGTSYTYDALGRMTSSTNPDGTISYLHNGRAVKKTDMNGVQRITQYDMLGRISGICEISSNASMPGSGSPVACGMEIAGTGFLTSYSYNLANHTTTITQGAQTRTFQTDAAGRTISTSEPERGTTSYSYAYNSIGLVVTRTRPKANQASTSTLTTTTTQYDSLGRVVTVTYNDGTPNKNFYYDSNPFVSWSAETTTNLKGNLGVAATSSSSGTLLTSDLFSYDLIGHVTTMWQCAPSICGTSSQAVRPSLSFSYDLAGNLTTAFDGASGSIAYGRSLAGEVTSITNQSYTDVYNAPKLVSNVLNGPNGPISYTLGNGLNIYKDYDSSGRLFAQWVCAGAAAFNCGTQMFGTDAYRSGVRVTYMDDTTQVASRSFGYDEFNRLTSATRINSTTQNNFTYSYDRYGNRWSQAVTQGSGPSPSVTFDSTSNRITTSGFAYDAAGNMTNDGLHSYQYDAEGNLINVDNGSTAQYVYDAMNNRAREQTATTTFEYLFDPAGKRISRWNVLANDAGDEGRIYWDGTPIAYRNVNGQTFFEHQDVLGTERMRTNYLGQNAEQDTSQPFGDGYSADVLYSSADQDNRHFALLDYDSTSNTDHAQFRQYSPAQGRWMSPDPYDGSYHPNNPQSFNRYTYAMNRPLSATDPSGLDDGSDPCISNASRSTGVHANEDCDGGGGGGGGGLLPPPGPPEDPTVPVDPSCPVDACSNDPSPSPIGSPVTPVECLICVISPIPIAPYQTPPIVVGGSAPGKNPCANSTLAAAGVNANQQIATAQSYILNSAGPFGSLTAYAAAVGTGGPNDIKNLPGHSPQNPIDVAAGNISFGITCPFGAGFCQFAAGLAQTLSGNPNFNGTLATGFDTPSDNAGIRIGQAMRAAGCHE; encoded by the coding sequence ATGTTGACCTCATCGACTCAATCGAGCGGTAGCACGGCGTTGGAGTCTGTTCATAACACCTACAACGCTCTGGAAGAACTCACGGCGTCCACGACCGAAGACGGTTCTGGGACTGCCGTCGCCTATTCGTACTATGGCTATGACGAAACCACTCCTACTGCGACATCAGGTATCCCACAACACAGTGCCGTGTCCGGAACGCGAGGCAATCAAACGTCCGCTCACGTGTCTGCTGGAGCGACCTATCTGAACACGACAACCACATACTACGATACGGGCGTCCCTATTGCGACGACCACACCGAATGGGACAACGGCGTTCAGCTATGACTCGACCCAGACCTTCGCTACCAGCACCACACTCCCCACACCCTCAAGCGGAGTCTCACTGGCGACCTCAGCAAGCTACGATTCTCAGTCTGGAGCCATCCTCTCGGCAACGGGCATGAACTCCGGTCAGACGGCGCAAGTCACGCAGTACAATCGTCTCCTCAAACCGGTTACCGTCACGCTGCCCAACGGCGGTGAAGTCGAATACAACTATGAAGGAACAACTCAGGTCGGAGTCCTCCAGCCCATGGGGAATGGCTCAACCATGGACACTGAGACTATGGTTGATGGCTATGGCCGGACGAGCCGTGTCGCCGTCGCCAATGGACAGTCCAGCAATCCCTGGTATCAAGTCGATTCTTGCTACAACGCAGTGGGGCTACTTCAGTTTCAACCTGTACGCTACCAGGGAAATGGCTGGGGTACAGTGAAGCAGTGTTCCGGCAATGGAACCAGCTATACCTATGATGCACTTGGGCGAATGACCAGCAGCACCAATCCCGATGGAACAATCTCTTACCTACACAACGGAAGAGCCGTGAAGAAGACCGATATGAATGGTGTCCAGCGAATTACGCAGTATGACATGCTGGGGAGGATCTCCGGGATTTGCGAGATATCCTCGAATGCCTCGATGCCGGGTTCAGGCTCTCCCGTTGCTTGCGGAATGGAGATTGCCGGAACAGGCTTCCTGACGAGCTACTCCTACAATCTCGCCAACCACACCACGACCATCACGCAGGGAGCACAAACGAGAACCTTCCAAACGGATGCAGCAGGGCGGACAATTTCTACAAGTGAGCCAGAGCGAGGCACGACCAGCTACAGCTACGCCTATAACAGCATCGGCCTTGTTGTTACCCGCACCCGCCCTAAAGCAAACCAAGCCAGCACGAGTACGCTGACAACAACCACGACCCAATATGATTCCCTTGGCCGCGTCGTTACCGTCACCTACAACGACGGTACGCCGAACAAGAACTTCTATTACGACAGCAACCCCTTCGTGTCCTGGTCTGCTGAGACCACGACCAATCTCAAAGGCAACCTCGGTGTTGCTGCAACGTCGTCCAGTTCGGGCACACTTCTTACGAGCGACCTTTTTAGCTACGATCTCATAGGGCACGTGACCACCATGTGGCAATGTGCGCCGTCGATCTGTGGGACAAGCTCGCAAGCAGTACGTCCCAGCTTGAGCTTTTCTTATGACTTGGCAGGAAACCTCACAACCGCGTTTGACGGAGCCAGTGGGTCTATCGCCTATGGCCGGTCGCTGGCAGGCGAGGTCACATCGATCACCAACCAGAGCTATACAGACGTGTATAACGCTCCAAAACTTGTCTCCAACGTGCTCAATGGCCCCAACGGGCCGATCAGTTACACACTCGGCAACGGACTCAACATCTATAAAGATTATGATTCCTCAGGAAGACTCTTTGCCCAGTGGGTCTGCGCTGGTGCCGCTGCATTCAACTGCGGCACGCAAATGTTTGGGACCGATGCGTATCGTTCCGGCGTACGGGTTACATACATGGATGACACGACTCAGGTAGCAAGCCGTTCCTTCGGTTACGACGAGTTCAATCGACTCACCTCCGCGACACGCATCAACAGCACAACTCAAAACAACTTCACCTATAGCTACGACCGCTACGGAAACCGCTGGTCGCAGGCGGTGACTCAGGGCAGCGGTCCCTCCCCCAGTGTCACCTTCGATTCCACGAGCAACAGAATCACTACCAGCGGCTTTGCCTACGATGCAGCGGGTAATATGACCAATGATGGCCTACATAGCTACCAGTACGATGCCGAAGGCAATCTCATCAATGTCGATAACGGAAGCACGGCGCAGTATGTCTACGATGCGATGAACAATCGTGCACGAGAGCAAACTGCCACGACGACCTTTGAGTATCTCTTCGACCCTGCCGGGAAGCGCATCTCGCGATGGAACGTGCTCGCGAACGATGCTGGCGACGAGGGACGCATCTACTGGGACGGCACGCCAATCGCGTATCGAAACGTCAACGGACAAACCTTCTTCGAGCATCAGGACGTTCTGGGAACTGAACGGATGCGGACAAACTATCTAGGGCAAAACGCAGAACAAGACACATCCCAGCCCTTCGGCGATGGCTACTCCGCGGACGTCTTATACAGCTCTGCCGATCAGGACAATCGTCACTTCGCCCTGCTCGACTACGACTCCACCTCCAACACCGACCACGCCCAGTTCCGCCAATACTCCCCAGCTCAAGGCCGCTGGATGAGCCCCGACCCCTACGACGGTAGCTACCACCCAAACAATCCCCAAAGCTTCAATCGCTACACCTACGCCATGAACAGGCCACTGAGCGCTACCGACCCTAGCGGATTAGATGATGGCAGCGATCCATGTATAAGCAATGCCTCGCGTTCGACTGGAGTGCATGCCAACGAAGATTGCGACGGTGGTGGTGGCGGCGGCGGTGGCGGTCTTCTTCCGCCACCAGGCCCACCGGAAGATCCAACGGTGCCAGTGGATCCTTCTTGTCCTGTTGATGCTTGTTCCAACGATCCCTCCCCGTCCCCCATAGGTTCGCCTGTCACTCCAGTGGAGTGCTTAATATGTGTTATCTCGCCAATACCAATTGCGCCGTATCAGACGCCGCCGATTGTAGTTGGCGGCTCTGCTCCAGGTAAAAATCCTTGTGCCAATTCAACTTTGGCTGCGGCAGGTGTTAATGCAAATCAGCAGATTGCGACAGCCCAAAGCTACATTCTGAATTCGGCAGGACCATTTGGTAGCCTTACAGCCTATGCTGCTGCGGTCGGCACTGGGGGACCGAACGACATCAAGAACCTACCAGGTCATAGCCCTCAAAATCCAATTGACGTTGCTGCGGGAAATATAAGCTTCGGTATTACCTGCCCATTCGGCGCAGGGTTCTGTCAGTTTGCCGCTGGACTCGCACAAACTTTGAGCGGGAATCCAAACTTCAACGGGACGCTTGCAACAGGCTTCGATACTCCGTCTGATAATGCAGGGATACGGATAGGGCAGGCCATGAGAGCTGCAGGGTGCCACGAATGA
- a CDS encoding TonB-dependent receptor — MTTKKKIFAGYLCRLTLAACLCTGFTHAQTVTGSVTGEVTDATGGVLPGAHVSAHNLDTGVNYPVTTNASGVYNIGFLPIGRYQVTVVADGFSNESLPPFTLEVLQTAKFNIKMQVGSASTTVEVTAAAPILNTNDATLSSTFTANAIQNLPLNGLDFSALTLYMPGAVNTAGTSGTTNIERSTSWQDTPNVNGNRAQSNNYTLDGIDMNETFNNVIAYSPAPEAIQEVKILTANSPADYGNVNGGGIASVLKSGTNQFHGSAYGYEQNANFNANSWSNKNQTPLIPKSTFSQAQFGGTFGGPIKKDKLFFFVDYLGSRYHQGGTGQASVLTPAMRNGDFSALLGTTNPVQLYDPENNFAPYANNQNIPILNPVAKYLFAHPEFYPLPNASPTDGVTANNLQGPTRTYKANNQGDIKIEYDPRVADKLTGFYAMSSAYDGTSAVLPITFPGVNLYPTKLFGGTWTHIFTPNIVNSARIGFTRTVWNQGLPSDSTGAFGLTGNSLVGIPFGAQSYVGFSNQGFGAGAGFGAAASKYDITSVGTPALDGGVIDNTYSYIDNVTWQHNRHLVSMGIQAIRYQNNYPTGNNNGFLGTLDYSGAFTSNPSVASALGYAGADFILDRVSAAAVTLSSINVGQRQWRTAGFLQDDYKLLPNLTLNIGIRYEYDQPWIEQNNKTGNVDIATGQVLYAGSVPAGAPAGSGVCSNRACYQPNYTQIMPRLGFAYQVNDKLVVRGGYGASSFYEGNSSNQRLTALTPFIQAINVNAVTPTAASGSTAASGGSPRTVEEGFSSPASGSGSYQVYPQNIQPAYVQEYNLTTEYAISRTTSLQLGYLGESGQHIEDYGNINQYLVNGDPTSAPYYNNASLAVGSGIVMITESRAMMNFNALEATLRQRVNHGLEFTLNYTYGKAMTNSLGNYALNVNGYSGAFQNYYDSAADYGPAGYDVRHNVSGTGVYALPFGRGKTYLSGINRYLDEAIGGWKLAVAGVGYTGFPESITGPSNNSNSYGATRANQYRKLKIVNRSVNNWFGTDPSATPCTQPGVDNGICAFGAPASNAFGSARNGSVRGPGYLNVDASAYKDFPTFREQSLGFRFDAFNAFNIVGYNNPDTTITDTSFGQISQNSTRSVERHLQFSAKYTF, encoded by the coding sequence ATGACAACGAAGAAAAAGATATTTGCAGGCTATCTGTGTCGCCTTACGTTGGCGGCTTGTTTATGTACAGGATTCACCCACGCGCAGACAGTGACCGGATCGGTGACTGGAGAGGTTACGGACGCAACTGGTGGTGTTCTTCCGGGCGCGCATGTATCGGCGCATAATCTTGACACAGGCGTGAACTATCCTGTGACGACGAACGCATCGGGGGTCTACAACATTGGGTTTCTTCCGATTGGCCGTTACCAGGTCACCGTAGTGGCCGACGGATTCAGTAACGAGTCCCTGCCGCCGTTCACCCTGGAGGTTCTACAGACCGCAAAGTTCAACATCAAAATGCAGGTGGGCAGCGCTTCGACGACAGTGGAGGTCACGGCTGCGGCTCCGATCCTGAACACGAACGATGCGACCTTGTCCTCGACATTTACTGCGAATGCCATTCAGAATCTCCCGCTCAATGGTCTTGATTTTTCTGCTCTTACTCTCTATATGCCTGGCGCCGTCAACACTGCCGGCACATCGGGCACGACGAACATCGAGCGGAGCACGTCCTGGCAGGACACGCCGAACGTGAACGGGAACCGTGCACAGTCGAACAACTACACACTCGACGGCATCGATATGAACGAGACGTTCAATAACGTGATCGCGTATAGCCCAGCCCCCGAGGCGATTCAGGAGGTCAAGATTCTGACCGCCAACTCGCCTGCGGACTATGGCAACGTGAACGGCGGCGGTATTGCCAGCGTTCTGAAGAGCGGCACGAACCAGTTCCACGGCTCGGCCTATGGGTACGAACAGAACGCCAACTTCAACGCGAACAGCTGGAGCAATAAGAATCAGACACCTCTCATTCCTAAGAGCACGTTTTCGCAGGCTCAGTTTGGAGGCACGTTTGGTGGCCCGATCAAGAAGGATAAGTTGTTTTTCTTTGTCGACTATCTGGGCTCGCGCTACCACCAGGGTGGGACAGGGCAGGCAAGCGTTCTTACGCCGGCTATGCGCAATGGCGATTTTTCGGCTCTTCTCGGCACCACGAATCCTGTCCAGCTTTATGATCCAGAGAACAACTTCGCTCCCTACGCCAATAATCAGAACATTCCAATCCTGAACCCTGTTGCGAAATATCTTTTCGCGCATCCCGAGTTCTACCCTCTGCCCAACGCAAGCCCTACGGATGGAGTTACAGCCAACAACCTGCAAGGCCCGACCCGCACCTACAAGGCGAACAATCAAGGCGACATCAAGATTGAATATGATCCACGCGTAGCGGACAAGCTTACCGGGTTCTATGCCATGTCGAGTGCATACGATGGGACCTCCGCAGTGCTTCCGATTACCTTCCCGGGAGTCAATCTGTATCCGACCAAGCTGTTTGGTGGCACCTGGACCCATATCTTCACGCCAAACATTGTGAACTCCGCACGTATCGGATTTACGCGCACGGTCTGGAATCAGGGACTCCCCTCCGATTCAACCGGTGCGTTTGGTCTCACCGGTAATAGCTTGGTTGGCATTCCTTTCGGAGCGCAGTCGTATGTTGGATTTTCGAATCAGGGATTTGGCGCTGGAGCCGGATTTGGCGCTGCCGCCAGCAAATATGACATTACCAGCGTAGGAACACCAGCTCTCGACGGCGGAGTGATCGACAACACCTATAGCTACATCGACAATGTGACCTGGCAGCATAACCGGCATCTGGTAAGCATGGGCATTCAGGCGATCCGCTACCAGAATAACTATCCTACGGGTAACAACAATGGATTCCTTGGAACTCTGGACTACAGCGGAGCCTTTACCAGCAATCCTTCCGTAGCCAGTGCTTTGGGATATGCGGGCGCCGATTTTATTCTGGATCGCGTGTCTGCGGCCGCTGTTACTCTGAGCAGCATCAATGTTGGTCAGCGTCAGTGGCGAACGGCTGGTTTCCTTCAGGACGACTACAAGCTGCTTCCCAATCTCACGCTCAACATCGGCATCCGCTACGAGTACGATCAGCCCTGGATCGAGCAGAACAATAAGACAGGGAATGTCGACATCGCTACCGGACAGGTGCTCTATGCCGGAAGCGTTCCGGCAGGTGCTCCGGCAGGATCGGGCGTTTGCAGCAACCGGGCCTGCTACCAGCCGAATTACACGCAAATCATGCCGCGGCTTGGATTCGCGTATCAGGTCAACGATAAGCTTGTCGTTCGTGGCGGCTATGGCGCGTCCAGCTTCTATGAAGGCAACTCGTCCAATCAGCGTCTCACCGCGCTGACTCCATTCATCCAGGCGATCAACGTCAATGCAGTGACCCCGACGGCAGCTTCGGGTTCGACGGCGGCGAGCGGTGGTTCACCGCGTACGGTGGAGGAAGGGTTTTCCAGCCCAGCCAGCGGCAGCGGCTCTTACCAGGTCTATCCGCAGAATATCCAGCCCGCCTATGTGCAGGAATATAACTTGACCACCGAGTACGCTATCAGCCGGACGACCTCGCTCCAGTTGGGATATCTCGGTGAGTCGGGCCAGCATATCGAAGACTACGGCAACATCAACCAGTATCTTGTCAATGGCGATCCTACGAGCGCCCCCTACTACAACAACGCAAGCCTCGCTGTTGGATCGGGTATCGTGATGATTACGGAGTCGCGTGCGATGATGAACTTCAATGCGCTGGAGGCAACGCTTCGACAGCGTGTTAACCATGGGTTGGAGTTCACCTTGAACTACACCTATGGCAAGGCAATGACGAACAGCCTTGGCAACTATGCACTGAATGTCAATGGCTACAGCGGAGCTTTCCAGAACTACTACGACAGTGCTGCCGACTACGGTCCGGCTGGATATGACGTGAGACACAATGTATCCGGTACGGGTGTCTATGCTCTGCCGTTCGGCCGTGGAAAGACATACTTGTCCGGGATCAACCGTTATCTCGACGAGGCGATCGGTGGCTGGAAGCTCGCCGTTGCTGGTGTTGGGTACACGGGCTTTCCGGAGAGCATTACCGGTCCGAGCAACAACTCCAATAGCTATGGAGCCACGCGAGCGAACCAGTACCGTAAGCTGAAGATCGTCAACCGCAGTGTCAACAACTGGTTTGGCACCGACCCTTCGGCGACACCCTGCACGCAGCCTGGTGTGGATAACGGCATCTGCGCCTTCGGTGCACCTGCCAGCAACGCCTTCGGCTCCGCCAGAAACGGTTCGGTACGTGGCCCTGGCTACTTGAACGTCGATGCTTCGGCGTACAAGGATTTCCCGACGTTCCGGGAGCAGTCGCTGGGGTTCCGGTTCGATGCCTTCAACGCGTTCAATATTGTGGGCTACAACAATCCTGACACCACCATTACCGATACCTCCTTCGGCCAGATTAGTCAGAATTCGACTCGTTCGGTTGAGCGGCATCTGCAGTTCTCCGCAAAGTACACCTTCTAG
- a CDS encoding type II toxin-antitoxin system VapC family toxin — protein sequence MIILDTNVVSEPMRAQGGPAVQAWLDRQAAETLYLTATSLSELLVGIELIPTGKRREVLTASLNRLLERLFGPRILAFDKQAAVAYASVVERTRSSGYSISVADAQIAAIAEVSGFTVATRDTSPFEAAGTPIINPWTD from the coding sequence TTGATTATTCTTGATACCAATGTGGTATCGGAGCCGATGAGAGCTCAGGGCGGCCCTGCTGTTCAAGCATGGCTTGATCGCCAGGCAGCCGAGACACTTTACCTGACGGCCACAAGTCTTTCCGAACTGCTCGTAGGGATTGAACTTATCCCGACGGGGAAACGAAGAGAGGTACTGACCGCATCGCTGAACAGGTTATTGGAGCGCCTGTTCGGGCCGCGTATTTTGGCATTCGACAAACAGGCCGCAGTCGCGTATGCCTCGGTGGTAGAGCGCACTCGCTCCAGCGGATATTCCATCTCTGTGGCAGACGCTCAGATAGCAGCGATCGCTGAGGTATCTGGATTCACCGTGGCAACACGGGACACGAGTCCTTTTGAAGCTGCGGGAACTCCCATCATCAACCCGTGGACGGATTGA
- a CDS encoding winged helix-turn-helix domain-containing protein, producing MPVSQLRLLTLFLERPGELVTREEIAARLWVDARNIDVSTGINTAINRMRGHLQVSPGGPVSIETVIGLGYRFVADVEQVEVTESEAGASEDTPSLPAHAAAVEFAQTGVVEPAEAGSIESEARGHWPQPLPVGSAPARTTLFARYRLLFSVLVLCGLALLAALIPYGVRRWVQVREGSSSKDASGGLGPLIRITTETGGGEVTASAVAPDGQSVAYSDRSGVSVHWFASGQERLLGARPSFTVRRIAWFPDESQLLMSGTDETTHHRQVWLVPLQGAYLRLVAEDADLATVSPDGRRIAWTRDGDRELWLAEADGQSPRQLAIAKDGESFRFVLWAPAGDRLLATVHEMTPGKAVEDDDVASHDAYESIEAQSGLLLDREEGFSAESGYILDDGRLFFPYNGPSDVLRGGSSLMMVRTERRSGRLLGAPTRIRSLDARFARSLTASSSGARFAAVLDVTRTDVFVAELRQPGSVLAEVKSLTRTAKQNYPHAWTQDGKSVLIENDSLSRWSIYEQPLDGSVARLIASMPESAAMAQLSPDGRWVLFLEFTGRPQRAAGVFRVPLAGGRIEQVPTMGQIEEFHCSDSSYGSCVLREVADNKEFVYYALDPIQGMRQEIGRTPWQPNRLGDWGLSADGLTVAEANHDTLRPGIRLVRLRTNPTKLEEIALYGHGTILGSNWAVDGRSLFVECRTEAGFELVSLDLAGHVKSLRESPTLIWATPSRDGRKIAFPGLTISKDVWASGSLP from the coding sequence ATGCCGGTGTCGCAGCTGCGTCTGCTGACCTTGTTTCTGGAACGTCCCGGTGAGTTGGTGACGCGCGAGGAGATCGCCGCGCGGCTGTGGGTGGATGCACGAAACATCGACGTCTCGACCGGCATCAATACGGCCATCAACCGTATGCGCGGACATCTCCAGGTCTCCCCCGGAGGGCCGGTTTCGATAGAGACAGTGATCGGACTGGGCTACCGCTTCGTCGCCGATGTGGAGCAGGTTGAGGTGACAGAGAGCGAAGCCGGTGCATCAGAGGACACTCCTTCTCTTCCTGCACACGCAGCTGCCGTCGAGTTTGCCCAGACAGGTGTCGTTGAACCGGCCGAAGCTGGATCGATAGAGTCTGAAGCCAGAGGCCACTGGCCCCAACCGTTGCCAGTGGGTTCAGCACCTGCGAGAACCACTCTCTTTGCCAGGTATCGACTGTTGTTTTCCGTCCTTGTGCTCTGCGGTCTTGCTTTGCTGGCGGCGCTGATTCCGTATGGAGTTCGCCGCTGGGTGCAGGTTCGGGAAGGCAGTTCGTCAAAAGATGCATCGGGAGGCCTGGGTCCCCTCATCCGGATCACTACAGAGACGGGAGGGGGCGAGGTAACGGCTTCCGCAGTTGCACCGGACGGTCAGAGCGTTGCCTATAGCGACCGATCCGGAGTATCAGTGCATTGGTTTGCCTCTGGGCAGGAGCGGCTGCTGGGCGCGCGGCCGTCGTTCACGGTTCGGCGGATCGCGTGGTTTCCCGATGAAAGCCAGCTACTGATGAGCGGGACCGACGAGACGACGCACCACCGCCAGGTGTGGCTGGTGCCTTTGCAAGGAGCGTATCTTCGCCTGGTCGCGGAGGATGCCGACCTTGCTACAGTCTCGCCGGATGGCAGGCGGATTGCGTGGACACGGGATGGGGACCGGGAACTTTGGCTTGCGGAGGCCGACGGCCAGAGTCCGCGCCAGCTCGCCATAGCCAAGGATGGAGAGAGCTTCCGGTTTGTGCTGTGGGCTCCCGCCGGAGACCGATTGCTGGCGACGGTCCACGAGATGACGCCGGGAAAAGCAGTAGAAGATGACGACGTAGCCAGTCACGATGCCTATGAGTCGATCGAAGCTCAATCCGGACTTCTGCTGGATCGCGAGGAGGGTTTCTCTGCCGAGTCCGGCTATATCCTCGACGATGGACGCCTCTTCTTTCCTTATAACGGGCCCTCAGACGTACTCCGTGGCGGGAGCAGTCTGATGATGGTACGGACCGAAAGGCGCAGCGGACGCCTGCTTGGAGCTCCGACGCGCATCCGGAGTCTCGATGCGCGTTTTGCCAGGAGTCTTACAGCGTCATCGAGTGGCGCGCGGTTCGCCGCGGTGCTGGACGTGACCAGGACGGATGTCTTCGTTGCGGAGTTGCGCCAGCCCGGATCTGTTCTGGCGGAGGTGAAGAGTCTGACGCGAACAGCGAAGCAGAACTATCCGCACGCATGGACCCAAGATGGCAAGAGCGTTCTGATCGAGAACGACTCGCTATCGCGGTGGTCGATCTACGAACAGCCGCTCGATGGCTCCGTTGCCCGGTTGATCGCCAGCATGCCGGAGAGCGCAGCCATGGCACAGCTTTCGCCCGATGGTCGATGGGTGCTTTTTCTGGAGTTTACCGGCCGGCCGCAGCGGGCTGCAGGAGTGTTCCGCGTGCCCCTGGCCGGGGGACGGATCGAACAGGTGCCAACCATGGGGCAGATCGAGGAGTTTCATTGCTCCGATTCTTCCTACGGCAGCTGTGTGCTGAGAGAGGTCGCCGACAACAAAGAGTTCGTCTACTACGCGTTGGACCCGATCCAGGGAATGAGACAAGAGATAGGGCGAACACCATGGCAGCCGAACCGGCTGGGCGACTGGGGTCTATCGGCGGATGGCTTGACGGTCGCCGAAGCCAACCACGACACGCTGCGTCCAGGTATCAGATTAGTCAGGCTGCGAACGAATCCTACCAAGTTAGAAGAGATCGCTTTGTACGGGCATGGGACGATCCTTGGCTCGAACTGGGCTGTGGACGGCCGGTCGCTGTTTGTTGAGTGCCGAACCGAGGCGGGCTTCGAGCTGGTCAGTCTTGATCTGGCAGGACATGTGAAGTCTTTGCGCGAGAGCCCGACGTTGATCTGGGCGACTCCCTCACGGGACGGTAGAAAGATTGCTTTTCCAGGTCTGACGATCAGCAAGGATGTATGGGCCTCAGGAAGTTTGCCGTAG